Part of the Choloepus didactylus isolate mChoDid1 chromosome 10, mChoDid1.pri, whole genome shotgun sequence genome is shown below.
CTAGTTTGAAACTTTGGATTAGTCTCCAAACCCCATTCTGTTCACCAGAGCTCAGATGTCTGTACAGACTGGACGTTCTTGACCATAACTTATTTGATAGCAAGTCTTACACTTCTGAGGCATTAACAGTTCCCATATTGGATCATACAGCATTGcaattttgtctttttcactaGTTTGTTTTTTTACCTCCAATTTTCTAGACATATCGACCAAAGAACAGGGAGACTattttttttgtataaagtgtgtgCAAACAAGATCATAGGTTGTTCTTATTCCCTGCAAACAACACTAGTACAGACAGTGTAAAAATGAACAGTGGTCTTAGTCACTGATTTTGTCTCCTCTACATGTTGTAGATAGCTGACCCCCAAATTAGAAGAACCTGAATTCCTGAATCACTATTTGGAGAAGAGCCAACCAGAAGAATCATCTGATCAGGAATTCATGCATTGAGCTCTTATATGAAGGAAAGATAAATATGTATCATAATCAAAATACTGATAGTTTCTGCTTATGTGTTACAATAGCTAGCATTAACTTAACCGGCAAGTGTCTTTAACAAAATGCTATCCTGAAGAAgcttttcaataaaaaattgcATAGCAAACTTTGGGAATAGCAAATATTCCCCAAGtatttaaacagaaaaataaaaactgtaaatcaaaaaattatttatttaagaaaaatgggTCATTTTCTCCACACTTGCTTTTGTAAATTCATGGTGTACAACATATATTTAAAGTAAtctcatgatttttattttgatttcacGTATTTTCCAGTTGTTACATAATATGAGTCAAGATTGCTTTTTGGGCTAGCAAACACTAATGTAATTGATTGGAGAGAGTCACAAATataactttcttctttctttgctgacTTTTGAGGATTGTTAAATGCGGGAGAAGTACATTTCAATTTCCCCTCTGACAACCTCCCAGGCACAGCTgctgtatttcttttccttcatataGACAATGATCCCTTGGAAGTACTTGCCGACAAAAATTCCCAAAGAGGAATAGGACAGAAGATTTTCTACTTTCATCTTctccagttgttccagactgtaaTCAATTCTAGAGAGTAATTCATCCAGGAGCGATGATCCCAGGCAGCACAGGCGTTCTCTGTATTGAAGACGGGGAAGATCTGCTGGAACATCCGACGGCGGAAACATGGCGTGTGTCTTCTGGATTTCGGTGATTTGCCCTCTTTTCCAAGGATATTTGAAGTGGGTCCTGTCATTCACATATGAGTAGGAGGGGATCGTTTTCAGCTTTATCAAAAGcataaatatttccttattttccagGTCTTGGCTCCAAGGCAAGTGACAGCCAAGAGAGCAGTCAAGGCTAGAGCTGAGAGCATCACCCCTCCTATTAGCAAGTACAGGGCCATAGAAAACTGCAGTGATTCACCAGATGGCCGGGAGGGGGCGCACAGCCAACGCTAACTAATGAGCGCACGTCTTCCTTCATTGCGCACCGAAGGCCGGCAGATGGCGCCCGAGGTCACGTTTTCTGATCTTCGTTTTCAGAAACATTGACTGGCTGGGTTTGGCTTCGTTTTCGTTTTTTCTGCAGATGCGTCTGCCTGAAAGGGAGGCTGCCGGCGCTTCTCGGACCAACTTGGTGCAACTTAAATAGTGAGTAAAAAATCTTCCTTTTCGCAGCCCAGCCCTGATTGCTGAGGAGGGAGATTTGCCACGACTTGGCCTGAGACATTTTTTCTTCCCTAGCGAGCACGGAACCTTTCATTTTCTGAACTTTCCTCATGTTTTTGTGCTTTGCTTTGTCAGACGGTACTTTACCAAGATTTATTTGACAAAAGTATCGACTTAACTGAGAACTTTGACGGCTCGAAACCCAAGCATGCTGTGGTATTTTTTACAGATTCAGGATTGTTTCTGGGGAGAAAACCCAACACAAATTCAGAGAAAGGGGAAATTAGGATGCCAATATACGACACAAGGGAAACCTCCAGGCAACAAATGCCCCGGACTTACTGGAGCCCGAGGCAAAAGGGACATTGTGAGCCTCTGTTTACCTGCCCTTATTATATTTTTAACGGATAAGTTTTCCTACAACAGTagttgaagaaattaaaaggtaGGTCTgttaagtttaaatattttatttataccaaaaccagaagttgatgtaTTTTTACTTACCTGGCTTTAATAGAAACACTCatcaatcatatttttaaaactacttctttgctctctttttttccatttctagtaAGGAgtgaagagcttaaaatattttttatttaacttcaCATTACTGAACTCCTTTCACAAGCACTCCACTTtggttctgttttaaaaaaattagatggGTAGTGTACAAGGAGTGCAGGACATTTAGCAGGTCAGATCTTTACATTCTCTTTGGTAAGGATTTTATAGGCAGAATAGAATTTGCCAAAATTTAATTTGCATGGCAGTCACCCCCAACCCCAGTGGAAGACtgtcagggacttggaagtaTAGGGTCAGATCTTGTCTTATTTAAAGTTTTCATGTTTtggcattaattttgattttttaatattacattaaaatgttatttggaTTACTTAGATTtggtgcctccttaaattttgtgcttGAGGAGAGTACCCCCTCACTTCACCCAAATGTCAGTCTTAGATTATCTTTTGAATTATAGTGTGATTTTCAATGGAAGGAAATCCTAGCTGAAAATCAGGAAACATCTCATTTCCTATCACCCCccttgcctccccccaccccaaaccatttttgttttgttttgttttttgtttttttttttttggtttggttttggttgtatgtgtgtgtgtgtgtgagcacacaCGTGTTTTCTGGTTCCTTGGTGTGtacaacttttgttttttaagctcTGCCTTAAAAAATATCACCAGAGGTGGCCAGAAACTATTCACAGAGAAGCCATTTTGTGTCAGACATCAATGCTCATTCCCCAGAAAGAGCCTCACGCAGGCTGAGATTTCTGTcttttctgtgccaggcactgctgtaACAGTATGAACCTGGGCTCCAGCAGACAGTCCCCTCTCCAAGAATTTCCATTTAGAGGGTGCCAACGTGCCGGACCCTGGGAGTGTCAGGGGAGCTGCAATCAAAGCTTCTTTTGGCTTTTCTTGTTTGAACATGGACTACACAGATAACTATTTTTGTTATATTAATACTAAAGGCAGCTATCATTTACTATGTTCAAGTTCTCAGCCAGTAACTtgcaaactttattttatttaatcctcacaatttcCTATGTACAGTTGTCTCAAGTTTTTAGAAGAGGAAACGAAAATCTGAACTCATTTAACTTCACAGGGGCCACATATTGTGTCAGAAAGTAGAGCTTTCCACTGGCTCCAGCCCCTTCTTCATCAGCACTAAGCACTCCGTTTAAGCTGAACTGAGCATTCTAGTGGTTAAACAATCTTTTGTTTAATGTCTTGTCTTGGCTGCTGCCTGGAGAGCAGTCATCATCCCTGTTTTACTCATCCCTGAATTCATACTGCCAAGCACAGTGTCTGTCACATCCATGCTGTTTGGGGGTGACAGAATGAAGAGACCTGGATGCATTAACCCTTGATGTTCCAGGTTTACGCCACTATTATCTGTAGACTATGTCAGAAAAAGACAGCTGTGGCTCCTGTAATGAAATGTGGAAGAAATCAAAGCTTGTGCATGGCTGTTCTACAAAGGAAATGCAGGGAGGTGAGGCAAGTAGTATTTCAGTGCAATTTAAGAAGTATAAAACTGGAGTCTAGGATCCAACCTTTTAGAACtattcatagaaataaaaaagggagAGATGCTCAGATTTTTTATTACAACATTGAGTCTCATTTAGATGAATACATCCTACTGATTAAGGCTTCTGTCAATTTCTGATCTGAGTGTGTTTAATTTCAGTTGTAGTTATAAAAGAAGTGCTGAAAGTCACAACATTATCTGAGGTccataaataataaagaaagtgaaaaaagtgGAAGCAGAATTGGAATaagtacagaaaatgaaaatcctGGCCTCACTATTCAAGAATCTGACATGCAAGTTTCTCAAAGAAGCTGGTTAAAGAGTCACACAGCCAGACAGCCTGCATCATCACCAGCCTTACCAGTGGCCCAGTCAACCTCTTCATTGAGGACACTGAGGacactgatgctgatgttctccAACCCTGTCTGCCCCCTTAGCTGTGACCTGGCTCAGGGCCATGGCCTCCAAAAACAGACCTTCACTCCTCGAGGCCAAATCAGGAggctctctcttctttcctgtctGGAGGACAAGAATGTTTTCAGGTTCTTCCAGGTGCAGTTGGCTGGCAGTGAGTTCCAAAAGGCTCAGACCCTTCTGTTTTCCATGAAATGATCCAGCAAATCTTCAGCCTCTTCAACACAAAGGGCTGAATTCCTCATTGGACTTGATTTGCAGCTGGACATGGAGGTGGAAGAGACTGCCCTGAACTCTAACTCCAGACTGGCAGTGAAGAGGTATTTCCAAGGAACCAGTCTCTATTCAAAACGGAAGTATACCAGCTGCTGGCTTCGGACATTGTCAGGctagaaattaagaaatgaaaatcaaaagtgttttctttgtattcaCAAGCCCATCCAAAAACTCAGGAAGTTGTGAAGGACTCAGATGGTTGGATCTTATCTGCTAATAGTTTGCCTTATGCTTGTAAATATGCACTCaattcaaagaatttttttttgcatgctttcagTTATAAAATGTATTCAGTCATTTTTGGCAGATTGTTTTTCAGTGATAAGAAACTGTTTCTGAATCCAGAGAAAtggcatttttaatttgtaataattAGAATTTACATGGTTATTGTAGTTACAAATTTATTATTCATATTATAGTATAGTCAGCTTTgccttctgtttttttgttttgttttgtttttgttttttgtttttgtttttgttttttgatttggaGGAGTGGTGAGAGTTAAATCTAGATTTTTAAAGTTTGAGTCTTATATTCTTAAAGAGATACAAAGTGTCCTTGACCTTTAATCTGCCTTAAAAtccaaaaggaacaaaaatggttttcttaatttcattaattcataaaatattttgaagagtcTCTGCTCCAGGCAATTTGCATGCCCTTGTGAATATCtagtagaaaaaacaaagatattactTTCTTTAATGGTGCACTCTGGTGGAGAAGACAGCTCTTAAAGAATAGGTGATTAGTTAGGAACCCTTTGTAGAGCTATGAAGGAGATGAACTATGATAGATTATATTAGCTGGTGCTAATTCAGTTTTACTTATGCTTATTGGAGAAGTCATGTCTGATGGCTATTGATTCAATTTCAGCAGCTCCATAAACTAGAAACTAAAGTGAAATATATTAATCATGGGCCTTGAATCTTCAATAAATAAGGAGTGAATGAATACCTTCTATTTGCTGGCTCAGTGATGGGTACCAGGTACAATGAAAAAAGTAGGCAATTCCTTGCTGCCACAGAGCTTCTGGTCTAGTGGGGAGCATTCAATTAAAATACCGCTAATGACTAACATAGGGAAAGTGCAGGATACTGGGAGCATGTAGGACTTGTATGGGTCAGTGAAAGCTTCCAGAAGAAGCAACTGCTAAGCTGGCATCTCAAGGATCTGTAGGAGTTAGCCGAGTAAATGCATGATGGTCATAGTGTTTCAGAAACAAACAGCTGCAAATGTGCAAGTGTGGTGGAGAGAGCATGCATGaacaaagaactgaaaggagatatAAGTGTATAGAGatggagggaaaggggaagagagtAAAGTTGGAGTAGAAAGCAGGTGTTGCAATATAAAAGGGTCTGCAAGCAATTTTGGGATTGTAATTTACAGAAATGATTATGGAATATTTCAAGCAGTGCATTGATATGAGCAGATTTGGTTATTAAAAAATCTCTTCTTCCTGCCCTTTGAAAACAGGGTTGAGGTTTAGGTAATGACGTTGcatagaaaggaaagaagtagACCTATTTGGACATGGGCATTGAACCCAGGGAGAGAGATGATAGGTTTGAAAGATATTTAAGAGGTTGTATCAGTGAACAGTTTAGTTGAAAGCAAGACTGAATAACTAAGTCTAGGTATTGAAGAGTTATGGTGCTCATGGAATTTTTAGGATGCCTTAGAAACAAGTTCTAGGCTAAGCCTCCAAGAAAAATACCACAAATCAAACCAGAGAACTGTcctgatgaaaaacaaaatattttttctgacctGGCCCTAATAAAAACTGGAAGGAAGTGCCATACTGTGATATTATTTCTTTGTCAGAAACCGGAACATGCCCCCATGGGAGATCGCCACCTCAGCCAGCAAATTTaggacccacccccaccccattccacCCCACCGCTCCTAACCCCACCCCTCTGCCAAAGCCTCATCTTCTCATGGCTCACTTTAGGATCAAAATCTCACACAGCTGCTTCAGATTAGCAGAATCTTGTTCCAGGTCCTATCTGCAAGGAAGTCTGGAAATTTGCATGTTGCCCACTATGccagtgtattagtttcccattgCTGCATAATTAGCTACCACCAAGTTTATTGGTTTAAAACAATGACTGTTTATTACTtaacagtttctgtgggtcaatAATTAGAGAGCAGCTTCAGGGTGCACTTCTGGCTCAGAATCTCTCATTGGTTCAGCTCAGGAGGTTGGCTGggactgcagtcatctgaaggcttgacttgGGCTGGAGGACCTGCTTCTAAGATGGCTCGTCCACATGGCCATTGGCATGAGGACTGGCCCCTTGCCTTAGTCACATGGGTCCCTCCATCCAGCTGTATGATGAGTCCTCACAACATACAGCTGGCTTCTGTCAGAGGCAGTGATGCTCAAAGAGTGTTCGAAATGGAAGAGGCCGTAAATTCTTTTATGTCCTTGTCTTAGAACTTTCCACTGTTAGTAAGAAGGAGAAACACCTAAAGAGACATCAGCCCACACCAATACAGGTGTTGAGGTCACCAGCAAAAGCACAACTCACACAGGCTCTGATGGGTGGACATTTTACtcacagagaagagacagagcaaggtcagttTCACTAGTGGGCATTGGTTCCCCTAAGTCAGTGGGTCTCCAGTCCATGGCTGACACAGGAAGATGTTATACATAGCACCCCTCTCTTATGTTTGTGTGCTACTGGAGTGGAGGAACCCTGCTCCTTCCCTGCTAGGGAAAGATTTACTACCAGGGTGTGAGCTGGGTTTTgtaaaacatgcccaccagagtcagactgtctccagtgaaaGTTTGCATTTGCTTGggacaataggggaaggaatgtacCAGCAGTCCCCTCATCTACTAGGGCTTTGTGTTCTATCCCGGCAGGCTgacacacctggtcctgagcacaggatggatttgtgggtcccagggagaGGTGGCAGACCATGCCAGGACTGCCCCCCACCACACATACTATCCCTTCAGCAACATGTTGTATGTTTGTTAGAGAGGAGTCACTAAATACTGCACATAGTTAAGGCGAGAGGAATTAAGCCCCAACTGAAGAGAAGTGTATGACAGAATTTGAAGACAACTACATTGGAGAAATGGAAGTCAAAATGTGGGAATATCCACTAATGTGGAAAGACTGTTCTACAGATGATTGGCAGCCATGAATATGATAGCAGATACCACACGTGCCAAAAAAGGACAGCATTTAGTGACTTATTGGATGTGGGTTTTGAGAAAGACGGAAGACTCGAGGATGATGTCCATATCTCTATCTTGGGTAGCAGAACAAGGGGGTCCTTGCACATGTATGGGGAACACAGAAGGAAAGCAGGATTTAATTGCAAGGAAGGGTGAAAATTATGCCAATTTTGGACGTGTTGAGTGTAAATTTCCAGGGGGACAGCCATGTGGAGATAGTCTAGGGTAGCAGGTAAAAGTATGGCTCTGAAGTTTGGAAGTATGTTTCTGGCTACAGTTATGGACGTCATGAGCATAGAGATAGCATTTGGAGGTATTTGGGAGGACGAGACTGCTTATGCAGAGGATAGAGTGTGGAGGCCAGAATTCTGGGGAACACTAAAAATCCCTGAGATGAGAGGAAGTAGTCagcaaaggaaagagaggaagagcaGACAGCCAGGAAATGGTGATGACCTAGAAGCCAAATGAGGATCAGACTTCAGGGTGGAGGATGTGGTAAAAAATGTCAGATGCTTTCAAGATGTCAGCCAAGATAAACTGACAGTGAACTCTGCCCTCAGTAGGATGTAAGTTATTGTAAACCTTGACTTGAGTGGTTTCAGGAGAACAGGGAGGCTAAAGAACCCACATTAAAGTGAATGGAGAAAGGGGCTGCATTTAAAGAAGTAGGGACAGATATTGGAGAGACTGTTTCAAAAAGTTTAGATATGAATGGAATGAAAGAAGCAAGATAGTACTTAACAGGTGGTTGCAGGGTTAAGGAGTTGTCTTATTTATGATGAAGAACATGAAAATTAAACACATTAAATATTGATCAAAACCAGGCCGGTAAAAAGGAAGGAATTATTGacacaggagagagaagagataaCTAATGAAGCATAAGGCCCTTACTGAAGCTTTTTTTGCTTTGGCATCAAAGAACTCTCTTCCCAAGAGCCAAGCCTCATGGAATTGTCCCTGTTTGGTGTTAGTGGTTTTAGACCCTGGGGCAATGCATGCTGTAAAGCGGGGGATGGGGAAGAGGGGACTTTGTTTTGCAAAGTGATATAAGATCTAAATGTGAGAATGGAAGTGGGAAAGGAGAAAGCCCAAGCTTCCATCTCTTCTCAGGCAGATCAGTTTTATGCAAGTGTATTTATCAAGTTTGAAGATCTGAAAAATGTTCTCCTTAAAACCTGGGCTTGCATAACCCTGGATAGAGTTCATGTACCTTCAGGGACACAGATGCCTGGGTTTGAATAGTGTTGTATTAATGGACACCAGATTTTCTTGTAGTTTACTCATCTTTACTTATATAGAATTTGTTTCCTTTGGAGCACAGACAAATAAAGAGAATTAAATATGTGGTTGTTGGAACAAATGAAGAACCTGTTTCCCACAAAGGTACATCCCCAGTGTACAATtccaaagaattttgaaaaataatttttattctttagttttggggaaaaaattggAGGCCACTTAACCAATCGTTTCCTAACCATGGCCTGGTCTAAATATTTGCATCAATTCTTTTAATCAATAACCAGTCTGAATGGGGCAATGAATTAGCTGTTTACTAGACCTCAGGTAGGACTGAAAGTCAGTGAAGGTCAGTATCTTgagaatcaaaatatttttccttaattcCTGAGTTCTCCTGTAAACTTGTTAACTAATGAAGAGAAAGAACTGGCTTGATTCCAGGGCCCAAATGATTTATTATCTATTTCCCTTGAATAGACCAGAAAGAAGAGGgtatttctttacatttaatctgattttgaaaaatttcttaaGGCAATAggccattttcctgttttcttaggAAACCCCATGTATCTTTCCGATTCAGAAGTAGGTGTGTAATATCTGTCAGAGGGCCTGATGAGGAAAGACAGCATTCGACTGTAGATTCAGACCCATTAAatggttaaaaatttttttgacgTTACACTTTTTTTAATAGGCTGCTCTGAAGATCTGTTTTTTAGTACAGTGTATTTCTATGTTTATCAAAAATGATCAATGTTTAGGCGTAAAAAGACATAATCAATACTTAGTTGTGATAGTTATAAAAAAATTGCTATCTGATTTTACTAATTTATGGTACTAATTTTAAATCCTAGCCACTAATTATGCAAATGTTCTTGTTGACATGAtaggaaatttccatttttttcctgtacCAAacagttgcattttaaaattattctgatGATATTCTATTTTAGTATGTTTAAAAGTGTGAAGACATTGAAACTTTTTGTTAATCAGATTTTCAGAGTAGATTAGAAAGTTCAGTCCATCAGTTTCTTTTTACATGTTTGAATATGAATGTTTTTTAGTTGTCAACAAAATCAcataatgatggaaatattcctaAACATCCAATTCCAGAATGACTGTTCAATAATGCTAGATTCTGTTTGAAAAgaagttctctttcatttttaagttaaaaCATCAACTTTACTTTGAAGGAACAATTTgtgctcattttttatttttattttattatagcaTTTTGATAGCCTATTACTAACAACCACTTACCATTACAGAAAAGATCAGCcaaatttggaaaacttgtatATGAAAAATGTTTAACTCATCTTTAAGTTGGACAATCTTCAGTATTTTGCAATGAGAAAATTATATTGAAGAAAATCCAtacattcaaatttaaaatatcttaagaaGAA
Proteins encoded:
- the LOC119545223 gene encoding LOW QUALITY PROTEIN: interferon alpha-8-like (The sequence of the model RefSeq protein was modified relative to this genomic sequence to represent the inferred CDS: deleted 2 bases in 1 codon), giving the protein MALYLLIGGVMLSALALTSLGCHLPWSQDLENKEIFMLLIKLKTIPSYSYVNDRTHFKYPWKRGQITEIQKTHAMFPPSDVPADLPRLQYRERLCCLGSSLLDELLSRIDYSLEQLEKMKVENLLSYSSLGIFVGKYFQGIIVYMKEKKYSSCAWEVVRGEIEMYFSRI